gctttctccttctgtAAAACAACGAACCTCTGTAACTTGCTTTGTAATCAGCAAACGAAAAGTTGCTGCAGAAACACGAGCAGCAGAGATATGAGGGTCATCCTAGCAAGCCTGTCCCATCCGACATTACAAAATCACCCGGTATATCACTTATCCCCTTTCTCCTGGAAGAGCAGCATATCCAGTTTAGCCCACTAGAGGCTTATGCAATACTCTCCAAACCTTGTGCCTGGACATGCATTAATTAACAAGTATATGTTTTCGCTCACATGGCCACACTTTGTTTTGCCCGAGGCAGCTGGATGTAGTCTGAAGTTCAGGCACAGGACCACGTGCAGGCGCAGCGCGGTCTGGTCCACGGACGGAAAGCTGGCGATTAAACTCAGTTTGGGCATCGCTTTCAGCAGACCGCTGCGCTGATTCCCCAAACCAGCTCTGCGCCTGGGAGCGCGGCCTCCCTGTCCCAATGACCGAGCACGTTTACATGGCGTTTTAATGCCTCGGCAAGTCCGCTCAGCGCAGCCGGTTCAAGGGGCAGCCTCGCGGCTCGAGCGCTGCTCGCCTGCAGCCAGGCACGAGCGGGGAGCTCTCGCCCGGCGGTCAGGATTCGGCTACCCGGACAAGTCACCGCAGGGGAAGCGAGGGTGCGGGTCCGCCGTGCGGCAGCTCCTCGGTGGGATCGCCTGCCTGCCGGCTCCCGCCCTGCGGCGAGTTGGCTGCGGAAACCCCTGCCGGCCCGTGCCGAGGAGCAGCACGCCAGCAGGCAGGAAAGCCCACTACTTTACCTCCAGGTAAAGGGAATCCCATGAACGTTTTCCGATCTCAACCTGACCCACCAGCTCGGGGGCGAAGACAGGAGGGAACCATGAAACACCTCTTAGACAACACGCTTCGACCCACAAAGGCAAATAATTGCCATGACTGAGGGTGAGTAATGGCTAATTCGCTCCTGTGCAGTCCGAACCTAGCGGCAGCCTGGGTGTCCCCCGGGGCAGGGTCTGAGCAGAGCCGTCACGTTGACCCCATCCCGCGCGGCAGGGCCATCCATCCCCCTGCGACAGACGGACAGAGGTGAGGCTCGTCCACCTTGTAGCTTCTGTAGGCAAAGCAGCGGGCACGCATCTCTCCCCAGAGTGGCAACGCAGTTAAAGACGCTGGTCCTGAACCGAGAGCACATTGAGAAGAAAGCAATGGCAATAATACAAGGAAATTGTATCTTTTTGTGGAGTGAAAGACTGGAAGAGGAATGAATGAATGAGTCAATCCATGGTAAGATCACGTCGAAGTTCAAGGCTAGGCCTTGGTCCTACACAGCTCCTGGATGAGTTTGCACGTGCGCTTTTGCCCTTCAAAAATGGAGCAATGCAAGCAAGGAGGAGAGGCCTACGTACCAGTTCCCTTCGTACACGTTGACTGTTTAATACACTCCGAAATCAAGGATGTTTTTGCCGTTCCGGAAGCTCAATTGTCAAGGCAGGCCCAGGCATAAAGGGATAAAGTTTCCCGCCTAGAGCCACGCTTAGGAGCAGTGGCAAAGCCGTGCCGAGACACCAGAGCTTCTGCTTGCTAGGTGAGCGCGCTGACCAGGAGACAACACTGCCTTTAGTTATAAGGAGGATTGTACTTACAGCGCGGAAACAAATGGACTTATCGTACCTTGGCCAGCTTGGCAGCAGGAAGCCATTTAGCCACTGCGATCTGCAGTTCATCCGTGGACTTGCTTAAGCTGAGCCCTACGCAGCTCACACCAAGCGTGAATCTTCCTCAGAAAACTCAACTATTATGGCAATGTTGTTATTATTATGTGGATATGACGATAGTTCCTTTAAGCTAAGGCTTAACCTGAGCCTCTGAAGTTTGCAGTAACGCGTTGCTCTCAACCAGTCCTGCCGCGGTCGTCTGGGGAAGTGGGAACGGGAGCAAGGGGAGCGAACGCCAGCGCGTAACCTCTAGCAGACGCGGCAGAAGTAGCCGAGGAGCAGTAACGTCTCAGACCGATCTAGCTATTTACTATGCCAACAAGGGACACGTCTGGCAATTCCTTTTTTCTCAGATTTGCGTTTATGTGTATAAGAGATGTACCCTTACATGCATAAACTTCCTGCGTCTTTCCAGCGCTCCAGAACGATCTCCCAGCAGCTCATACGCAAGCTTTACTGCCGCTCAGTGGCAACGACCAGCACGGCCTCTTGCAGCGCGGTTTTAGCTTTGCTGGCACAGAAAGATTGCAGCAGGTTTATTACCACCGTTGCCGTTTCTTAAGGAGTAAAGGCGTTCTGGCACGACGCCCAGGAAGTGTGATTCCAAACCCAAGCTCACGCTTCGGAAAGGCAAATACCCGCCAGCGTTTAACCTTCGGCAACGCTACACGCAACTAGGCCCCGGGATGCCCTCGTCTGGCTGCAGGCTTCGCGGGCCGCACCTCCCAGGTGCGCGTCACCGGCTCGCCGAGTTTGTTTCCGTGTGCGGTAGCGTACATCCAGGTGACGCTGCGAACAGCTCTCGGCTTGGAGGAGCAGCATCCTGGCTTGGCTGAAACGCAAGCTTTTTAATCAAAATCCCGTGAATTGCGGTGGAAGGTCAATCCGTGATAAGCTAGATTTTGATTTACTGAAACAGAAACCTGACGGCTGCTGGTTTGCAGaggggaaatacctctccccgtTTAGGAAAGGTGACAAATAACCGTCTCGATCTCTTCTAGAATCAAAGCAGGACTGATGACACCCTGCAAAACCACATTTCTGGGTCCATGTGTGGACAGATGATTGTTTCCAGCCGCATGCCGTGAGACGGGAGAGCGGAGCCAAGGGTAGCAGCACATCGCCGTAATGATTTTCAGACCGAAGGGTGTTTGGACACCTCTTCCCTGTGTCTGGTGCCAGCAAATATTTACAAGCTCATGACATAGCTGCCAGCAGCTGTTCGCGGCTCTCCGGTACCTGCTAGCAGCTTCCTTTGTCCCAGCGTAACGGCGGGGGCCGGAAGGGAACGCAAGCTCTCCGCGGAGGGCCAGGCTCCCGGACCACCCAGGACACCTTCGCTAGGAAAACACGGCAGTTTGGTCGTTTTATTGTCCAATAGCGTATCTTTCGGTGGGCACCAGAGGAAAGGGAAGCACATCCGTAGGCGCGAAACCGAAACAGAGGCCGCGGTGCCGGCACAACCCTCCACGCGCCTAAGTTGAGGCTTATATGCAGCCTTCAGCTCCGTAAATTCCTCAGCGGAGGGTTTTTAGGGGCTCGGCGCTGACCCGCGGCCACCTCCCcggccagggcagggggaggccgCTCCTCCCGCCGCACGGCCCAAGCGCCAGCGCTGAGGCGGGCGGCCCGTCAAACCACGCGCCCGGGATCCAGCCGTAAACCCTTTCAGAGTCTTAAGTgttattatttgtttttcaatCAAGGGTATtcgtttatttattcattcattcattccagGTTCTGTGCGCAAGGGGGCCCGTGACGCGCGTCGCTGCGCGGCCGACGCCAACTGCCCGCGCTGCGCCATCGCCCCGCCATTTTCCCTCAGCGCGGCCACGCCCCCTCTCGCGCGGCCACGCCCCCTCTCGCGCGGCCACGCCCCTCCTCCAGGGAGCCcgtgcccgccccgccgcctcgccccgccgctcCCTGGGGGGGGAattgcgtgcgtgcgtgcgtgcgtgcgtcaCGTCCGGCGGCGGGAGCAGGAAGTGTCGCGCGGGTCGGTTGCtatgcggcggcggcgcggcggcggcgggccgggaggtgagcgccggacgcctgggcccctccgggtgggggtgggggagggggagcgcggCCTAGTGAGGGGAGAGGTCGgggtttccctccctcctccgttTGTGGGGAGCCGGGTCCGGGTctcggcggcggcccgggctgccGGAGCcgtgagggggcggcgggggccgcgcggccccCCGGGGGCTGCAAAGGGGAAACGTTGCTGGTGTGAAGTTTGGAGCCTTTACGCGTTAGGGACCGGCTTTGCCGGTGGTGGAGGAGCTGGATGCCTGCCTAACTTCCTTTCGGCTCCCTGATTAGAGTAGCGAGCGGTTGTGCTCGGGGTAGGGTCGTCGTTTTTATCcgtttacttattttctttaattcaggGACAGAGGAGCAATGGCTTTGAGAAGGATTCACGCGTCTCCTCAGTCTGAGGTGACTGGCTGATACTGGGACACCGGCCGGACTTTCTCTCTGTTGGCCCTGCTCACATCCCGAAATGGGGAGGTAAGAGTCTAAAAAGGATGGGGTAGCAAATTGTGGTATCATCGGGGCAAAGGATGAGGAACCTGATTGTGAATTCCTGCCTAATTGCGTATCCCGAGGTGGGAACAGAGTGTTGACTCTGCTTATACCAGAGCGCAAGCAAAGCACAGCTAAGAGCAGACCAAAgtaaaaagttttctgaaaaaccTGTTTGTCTGTAGCCTTTTGCCAGAATGTCCTGCGATTCTTTTTAGTAGAGTCCATTTTTAAACCAGATTGTCCTCTTTGAATTTTAGGATCAACTTCTCATGTTTGCTTCCTGCTTCCTGGCACttcagcatctctcctgtgggaTGCCCGCGTATTATCAATACCACTTTGCGACAGATCATTGTTATTGGAATacttgctgctgctgtctctttgCTTTACTATTCTCTGGTTGTCATCCGGAATAAGTATGGACGTGCATACAGGGATAAAAGATTCCACAGGTGAGAGTTAAAAACACTGTGGTGGAGAGCAGTGATGTGGTTTACGTTCTGTAGATTCATGTTATGTAGTTGGGACAAGAATTTGGTGTACAAGACAAAGCACTGACAGGAAGCATGTATAAAATAACTgaatggagagggaaaaaaaaagcatgaataaaatcccatgctttttttcctgtagttttctTTATCTGAGTTACTTTCAATTTATTAATAATTCAGCTTTACAGTTTCTTATTTAGTGTTTCCATAAGGTAATAAAAACTTGGGGCAAGAGTGTTGTGTAAGAAATTATTCTGTAAGTGACTTTCAGGATTTATTTGGAGAATTTGATTCTTCTGAGCAgcacttccccttccccccacctcagCAGTGTACAATGCTGAAAACTGTTGTATGATTCCTCTGATAGAAGCTGTTGTGGTGTGTTGAATCTAATGTTAAGAAAAACTTTCATACAGAGCTTGAGTTGTCATGTAGTAACGTCAAGTTTTCTTGTAGGTATCTTGCCCGAGTAACTGATACTGAAGCTACCGATACAAACAATCCCAATCTGAACTATGGAATCGTTGTGGACTGTGGCAGCAGTGGCTCTAGAATTTTTGTGTATTGTTGGCCAAGACACAACGGTAACCCACACGATCTGCTGGACATCAAACAGATGAGggacaaaaacagaaaaccagtgGTTATGAAAATTAAACCAGGTActggaaagaaattaatttttagagTTGCTTTTCTATCTAGTTGCCTATGCTAACCTTGCTTTTTCAAAGCCTATATTTAAAAAGTCTGGGCAAAGGAAGCTTGAATGTTTTCAGTATGGCATTCCCCAGGTTTCTTTGCGTTTGGTTTGCACGATGCTTTGTTCAGCTTTAGAACTTGAAACATGACACTGacaagcaggaggaagagggTTTCTTTGTATACTAAGACAGTTGCCAGTTCAGTTGCCTGTTAACTTAGTTTTGTTTAGTAGATAAATAATCAGCTTcctaaaaaaagaatgaaactaaCACTAATTCATCCTCTAAACATTAAATAAAAGCCTGTATTACTGTTATAGATAATTATCTATTTGTACAAttggtaaaattaaaaaatagcttttttatttctgtagttgaTTTCCTGGAATTGGCTTTGggttctttgtttctgttctgtgcaTTGCTTATCAAGATTTTGCAGATAGGAACTACTTGAGGCCTGAGTTGCTTCACTTTCATATTTACCTGTTTCACTAGGCATTTCAGAGTTTGCTAGCTCTCCTGAGAAGGTCAGTGATTACATTTCTCCACTTCTGAGCTTTGCTGCTGAACACGTACCCCCTGCAAAACACAAAGAGACTCCTCTTTATATTCTGTGTACTGCAGGAATGAGGATTCTGCCAGAAAGGTTATTGGCCATCTCTTATTTTTAGTAGATAGAGGTAGCGAAATCTACTAGTAGATCTAGTAGATTTTAGTAGATCATTATTCATTTAGAATAATGATCCTGGTGTCTCTGACTATTTTTAACtattcaaaaatgttattttgcagCCAGCAGAAGGCAATACTTGAGGATCTGCTCACTGATATCCCTGTGcattttgattttctgttctCGGACTCTCATGCAGAGGTTATTTCAGGGAAACAGGAAGGTAGGTTAATGTTGGAAACATCCTTTAAAACGTCTATCCTTTTCCTGCTACAATTTGgttaatttttttattgctttttaaaattctaattcAGTTGAGAGATCTATTCCTCAATAGCAGTAGATGGTCCTGTGTGCAGATCATCATCTGCTGTAATCTTTTAACTTGTCTAAAAGTTTTCTAATTAGCAGTGAACATAACACATCCCAATTTTGCAGGGATTTTACTCCATTTTCTCCGACTTCAGGGAGGTAAGGGTCAGGATAGGATACAAGATCTCTCTCAGCAAAAGAAATGCTGCGGACAAATGGTTTCTAGAGGGAACAATGTTTTGATATAATCAGGACtgtgttaacatttttttttaactatataaaATAGCAGTGGTACATGATAACAAGTCAAATGCAAAATATCCCTCTCTGTTTTTAAGATGATATTTATCAGGCATTCCTGAAatgtccaaattttttttttccccttgtgtacATAGGAGTTTATGCATGGATTGGCATCAACTTTGTTCTTGGAAGGTTTGAACATACAGATGATGGTAAGTATCTAATTGTGAACTGGGTTTTAGGAAGGACTTCAGATACGTTACTCTTGTGCTTTCAGTGTCGGTGGTATGTTTTCGGATAGATCCGTTAGTGAACAGTGCGTATGTGAATGCTGGTATTGACTTAATTTGTATGTGAAATTTCAATGATCTGCGTTGCTACAGAAATTGAAGAAAGTTCTGACTGTAGCGCTGCTGTAGGCTGCTTTAGTTGTACTTCTCAAAGGCTTTTCATTGTTTCCTCCAGAGGATGAAGCGGTTGTGGAGGTACATGTCCCAGGTAGTGAAAACAAGGAGGCCATCTTTCGTAAGAGGACAGTGGGTATTCTTGACATGGGCGGAGTGTCGACTCAGATAGCATACGAAGTCCCTAAAACTGTAAGCTTTGCCTCTTCGCAGCAGGTTATTATCTGTGcaacttccttcttttctttttgatttattttaatgcatatttGTTCTGTtcgttttctttgttttgagtaTTGTTCATCATTACATCACATCCCAAAACGGCAGGAGAAGATGGCAGATACGAGTCCTTCATCAGCTAAGcgatttgtttgtatttttgttcatACAGAAAGTTGATTTCGATTAGTATAATTTGTCAGCAATTTTTAAGTTTAATTGGATGTGCGTTCTTTGTGTGTACGTAagtgtatatacatttttttaatttgctttatgcTTAAGAGACTTTGTTCTGGAGTGCAGAGACCAAAAGTTGtatgatttctttaaaagaactCACATAAGATATGgctttttcctttataaattgGATTGTGAGATACTGAATTAATGGGTTATTGGGTAACAATACAGTTTGAAACATCACCTACGTCCTCAGCACCGTTCATCTGTTGTAGGAAGCAAATTTCTTCATTGCAAGGTCTTAAATGGAGCAtgactttcttttatttcagtgcaCTGATTTCTAGAATAattcctgaatttttaaaatgggataacctcccactgacttcagtgaaaaatTATCTCAAGTAAGAATAGCATAAAAGCCCCGTGTTTTGGCTCTCAATGCACTGTTGTAATGATGTTATTCAAATCTTCAGctgtgaaattatattttttcactaCTGCGGGTTTTAATAACTCCTCTGCCTATTTCAGACAGATGGCATAACGAGCAGTTTGGACTGTTAATCAAAAATATGGGCATTCAGGTTCTGAACAGATTGTCACAGTCAAATGTGATTTTGGAAATAAGAAGAGTTGCAAACAATTGATGATGACTGTTACATGACCCTATCTGAAcataaattgatttaaaaaatggtattttcaacCTGGAGCCCATCCAGGCTCCCTGACGGAGAATGGGAAACAACTGGCTGTGACACTGTACAGTACTGCTGTTTCTCATTTACGAAGTTAGTTATGCTGCGATGTTATGCTACTTTCCTGAATACTTTCTACATGAAGAGTTTCTGCTACGTGTCTCCTAAAACGTTTGATAAGCTGCTTCAACAAACCGATGTGCGGAGTGTGAAGAGAGCTGAGAGACTGTCGGACAAAGTCTTGAGAACTCTAAATTGGAAAATTAAGAATGGCTCTGCTGGGCCAACCATAAGTCTTCCTATCTTAGCAATCTGTGTCGTTGGGAAGTTGGTCAGAGGTAGTATCATTGAGCTTAATAGCTATAGAGAAACCTTTTCCTGGGAAGAGACTTCAGTGTCCACAGCAGCAGTTTCAAgttcctggcctttgcagttccTTGGGTATCAATAGCGATGATACAGTACTCTGCAAGTAGTATGCTCTGCTCTCCTATCGAATAGAAGGCAATGCGGACCtgtgaaaagcaaagcagatgaGTAGATGAGTGATGCCTAAAGATTTTAAGACATCCTGTTGTCTGATGAAGTAGCCTTTAGGTTTTGGTTCATATTGTTTATAGCTAATCCTGATGCTTATGTTCTACAGG
The DNA window shown above is from Struthio camelus isolate bStrCam1 chromosome 27, bStrCam1.hap1, whole genome shotgun sequence and carries:
- the ENTPD4 gene encoding ectonucleoside triphosphate diphosphohydrolase 4 isoform X4 codes for the protein MGRINFSCLLPASWHFSISPVGCPRIINTTLRQIIVIGILAAAVSLLYYSLVVIRNKYGRAYRDKRFHRYLARVTDTEATDTNNPNLNYGIVVDCGSSGSRIFVYCWPRHNGNPHDLLDIKQMRDKNRKPVVMKIKPGISEFASSPEKVSDYISPLLSFAAEHVPPAKHKETPLYILCTAGMRILPESQQKAILEDLLTDIPVHFDFLFSDSHAEVISGKQEGVYAWIGINFVLGRFEHTDDEDEAVVEVHVPGSENKEAIFRKRTVGILDMGGVSTQIAYEVPKTYCSSLHHIPKRQEKMADTSPSSEEVAKNLLAEFNLGCDAHQTEHVYRVYVATFLGFGGNAARQRYEDSLFTSAIFRNRLLGKQIGMTSDSPYLDPCLPLDAQDEVRQNGQIMYLRGTGDFDMCREIIQPFMNKTNETQTSLNGVYQPAVHFQNSEFYGFSEFYYCTEDVLRMGGDYNAAKFTKAAKDYCATKWSVLRERFDRGLYASHADLHRLNNLKTALQVYDKEVQWTLGAILYRTRFLPLRDIQQENFRGSHSHWRSFSFVYNHYLFFVCFLIVLLSILLYLLRLRRIHRRMLRNNSSTSLWIEEGLPPQKIPGAL